Proteins encoded within one genomic window of Granulicella pectinivorans:
- a CDS encoding molybdenum cofactor biosynthesis protein MoaE, translating into MRIEIVDSVIDTAAVMAGVKAGADGAVCCFDGIVRNNTRGRETLYLVYEAYREMALEQMQALANEAVTKFGVRDVALIHRLGKLEIGETSVLIAVASAHRGVTFEACRWLIDTLKKTVPIWKKEHFIDGAVWADGEPFPEALRVEV; encoded by the coding sequence ATGAGAATCGAGATCGTCGACAGCGTCATCGACACCGCCGCCGTGATGGCCGGCGTCAAAGCCGGGGCCGACGGAGCAGTCTGCTGCTTCGACGGCATCGTGCGCAACAACACCCGCGGTCGCGAGACGCTCTATCTGGTCTACGAGGCCTACCGTGAAATGGCCCTCGAACAGATGCAGGCGCTGGCAAACGAGGCAGTCACGAAGTTCGGCGTGCGCGACGTCGCGCTGATTCACCGTCTGGGAAAGCTCGAAATCGGCGAGACCAGCGTCCTCATCGCGGTCGCGTCGGCGCATCGCGGAGTCACCTTCGAGGCCTGTCGCTGGCTGATCGATACCCTCAAGAAGACGGTGCCGATCTGGAAGAAGGAACACTTCATCGATGGCGCGGTCTGGGCCGATGGCGAACCCTTCCCCGAAGCGTTGCGGGTCGAGGTCTAG
- the recO gene encoding DNA repair protein RecO, translated as MIQRVGEALVLRVWPFQEADLLVSLFTRDAGRVRGVARHALKSRRRFGGALEPMTHVRATYAERPRQELVRLDAFEIVSSPLSRAIDYERTAALQFVAEVLEESMPDGAPDDAVFRLALAVLDELTVGRVILPITYFALWMNRLMGWMPALGHCVVCGIDLRGQTVWYSPTSDGVTCHDDRRPGSFPLNAASVALAGRIFRGTVRELAAEEWPRSADLRRFAIEILERHLERRLVSARALNRG; from the coding sequence ATGATCCAGCGGGTTGGCGAGGCGCTCGTGCTGCGCGTGTGGCCGTTCCAGGAGGCGGACCTGCTCGTCAGCCTGTTCACGCGCGATGCGGGCCGTGTGCGCGGCGTGGCGCGCCACGCCCTGAAGTCCCGTAGACGCTTCGGTGGCGCACTGGAGCCGATGACCCACGTCCGAGCCACCTATGCCGAGCGGCCCCGCCAGGAGCTCGTCCGGCTCGACGCCTTCGAGATCGTCAGCTCCCCCCTCTCGCGTGCCATCGACTACGAACGCACGGCCGCCCTCCAGTTCGTCGCCGAGGTCCTGGAGGAGTCCATGCCCGACGGCGCCCCCGACGACGCGGTCTTTCGCCTCGCCCTCGCCGTCCTGGACGAGTTGACCGTAGGTCGCGTTATCCTCCCCATCACCTACTTCGCCCTCTGGATGAACCGTCTTATGGGCTGGATGCCCGCACTCGGCCACTGCGTCGTCTGCGGCATCGATCTCAGAGGGCAAACGGTCTGGTATTCCCCCACCAGCGACGGCGTAACCTGTCACGACGACCGGCGTCCCGGCAGCTTCCCCCTGAACGCGGCGTCGGTGGCATTGGCCGGACGCATCTTTCGCGGCACGGTGCGTGAGCTTGCCGCCGAAGAGTGGCCCCGGTCGGCTGACCTGCGGAGATTTGCGATCGAGATTCTGGAACGCCACCTGGAGCGGCGTCTGGTCTCGGCCCGCGCCCTCAATCGAGGCTAA
- a CDS encoding UbiA-like polyprenyltransferase: MTNLWKSTATTLEMIKWEHSIFALPFALTGAVLAAGGWPTGRVLLLIVACMVSARSAAMAFNRLADADLDAANPRTKMRAIPAGALGRGFVGGFTLFMVLVFLACCALLNRMTLELAPIVLIVVLGYSYMKRVTRWSHVVLGLALGIAPTAAWVAVRGSLDPRIIVLTAAVLFWVAGFDVLYACQDFAHDRSVGLFSVPAAFGMETAFTMARTMHVAALILLLWLVKLFALGPVAWVGLAIVAALLIYEHAIVSPTDLRRMNAAFFTLNGVIAVVFFLAFAGDVLLRR, encoded by the coding sequence ATGACGAATCTATGGAAGAGCACCGCGACCACGCTGGAGATGATCAAGTGGGAACATTCCATCTTCGCTCTGCCGTTTGCGCTGACCGGCGCCGTGCTCGCGGCGGGCGGGTGGCCGACAGGGCGCGTGCTGCTCTTGATCGTGGCGTGCATGGTCTCGGCGCGGTCCGCGGCGATGGCCTTCAACCGGCTGGCTGACGCCGATCTCGACGCAGCCAATCCGCGCACGAAGATGAGAGCCATTCCCGCCGGCGCGCTCGGCAGGGGATTCGTCGGCGGCTTCACGCTGTTCATGGTGCTCGTCTTCCTGGCCTGTTGCGCCCTGCTCAATCGCATGACGTTGGAACTGGCGCCCATCGTGCTCATCGTGGTGCTCGGCTACAGCTACATGAAGCGCGTAACCCGCTGGTCGCATGTGGTGCTTGGGCTGGCTCTGGGCATTGCACCCACCGCCGCATGGGTTGCCGTACGCGGTAGCCTTGATCCCCGCATCATCGTTCTCACGGCGGCTGTGCTCTTCTGGGTCGCCGGATTCGACGTCCTGTACGCCTGCCAGGACTTCGCCCACGACCGCTCCGTGGGCCTCTTCAGCGTGCCGGCAGCCTTCGGCATGGAGACCGCGTTCACCATGGCGCGCACGATGCACGTCGCCGCTCTCATTCTGCTGCTCTGGCTCGTCAAGCTGTTCGCGCTCGGCCCGGTCGCATGGGTAGGCTTGGCGATCGTTGCGGCGCTCTTGATCTACGAGCATGCCATCGTCTCGCCAACCGATCTCCGCCGCATGAATGCCGCCTTCTTCACCTTGAACGGTGTCATCGCGGTCGTCTTCTTTCTGGCGTTCGCAGGCGATGTTCTCCTGCGCAGATAA
- a CDS encoding NUDIX domain-containing protein, translating to MRPRRSARVLLFAPTGEVLLIRFAVPQPDGEFVFWVTPGGEIEEGETELEAARRELREELGLDLALRGPVFEDSNQFVHLGEWRANTDFFFTAHCDPDAPVLIGFTADEIAIMKEIRWWSAGELEITNERIYPASLPQLIRDHFGPR from the coding sequence GTGCGGCCACGCCGCTCCGCCCGGGTACTTCTCTTCGCGCCCACCGGCGAGGTCCTGCTCATCCGATTCGCCGTCCCGCAACCGGACGGCGAATTCGTCTTCTGGGTCACACCCGGCGGCGAGATCGAAGAGGGCGAGACCGAACTCGAGGCCGCCCGGCGCGAGCTCCGCGAAGAACTCGGCCTCGACCTCGCATTGCGTGGACCCGTCTTCGAAGACTCGAACCAGTTCGTCCACCTCGGGGAGTGGAGAGCCAACACCGACTTCTTCTTCACCGCCCATTGCGACCCAGACGCGCCGGTCCTCATCGGCTTCACCGCCGACGAGATCGCCATCATGAAGGAGATTCGCTGGTGGAGTGCCGGCGAACTCGAAATCACCAACGAAAGAATCTATCCCGCATCGCTGCCGCAGTTGATTCGCGACCATTTTGGTCCCCGATAG
- a CDS encoding prephenate dehydratase yields the protein MRVAIQGELGSNSHMAALGMLGDVEIVPCALSAEVFDRIQDGSADAAVLPIENSLHGSVAEHYDLLRERAVEVCGESLLRIRFCVIAAPGVKVADLKRVMSHPVALSQCRKWIVAHPGIEVFPVYDTAGSVKKLMAEGWRDAAGFAPELAAKQYGAEVLEAGIEDHEENFTRFYLLKKRGAASPDPEANKMSLAFSVEHRPGTLVAALTLLADAGVNLTKIESRPVVSRPWEYHFYVDVRFEDAEKADAAVASLRHHCSWLKVLGRYKAAIGS from the coding sequence TTGCGCGTTGCCATACAAGGAGAGCTTGGATCGAATAGCCACATGGCTGCATTGGGGATGCTGGGCGACGTAGAAATCGTCCCGTGCGCTTTGTCGGCCGAGGTCTTCGACCGTATCCAGGATGGAAGCGCCGACGCCGCCGTCCTGCCCATCGAGAACAGCCTGCATGGTTCGGTCGCCGAGCACTACGACTTGCTGCGGGAACGCGCCGTCGAGGTCTGCGGAGAGAGCCTGCTGCGCATCCGCTTCTGCGTCATCGCCGCCCCGGGCGTGAAGGTCGCCGACCTGAAGCGCGTCATGTCGCATCCCGTGGCTCTGTCGCAGTGCCGCAAGTGGATTGTGGCGCATCCCGGCATCGAGGTCTTTCCCGTCTACGACACCGCGGGCAGCGTCAAGAAGCTCATGGCCGAGGGCTGGCGCGACGCGGCCGGCTTCGCCCCGGAGCTCGCCGCGAAGCAATACGGTGCCGAGGTCCTTGAGGCGGGCATCGAGGACCACGAAGAAAACTTCACCCGCTTCTACCTCCTGAAGAAACGCGGAGCCGCGAGCCCCGATCCCGAAGCCAACAAGATGAGCCTCGCCTTCTCGGTCGAGCATCGCCCCGGCACGCTGGTCGCCGCGCTCACGCTCCTTGCCGACGCCGGCGTCAACCTCACCAAGATCGAGTCGCGCCCCGTCGTCTCCCGCCCCTGGGAGTACCACTTCTACGTCGACGTGCGCTTCGAAGATGCAGAGAAGGCCGACGCAGCCGTCGCGTCGTTGCGCCACCACTGCTCATGGCTCAAGGTGCTCGGACGCTACAAGGCCGCGATCGGCAGCTAG
- a CDS encoding inositol monophosphatase family protein, translated as MSEFVSEEPAFQFVEAAGTIAREAGALLKGYWHQGVTAEYKGDVDIVTVADKASEKLIVQRLAEVFPDHGVYGEEGTRDGLEREYRWYVDPLDGTTNFAHGFPVFCVLMGLEHRAPGLQPDEDGVMVAGVCYDPLRDEMFWAEKGKGAWLNGRRIHVSRTARLQEALSATGFPSQKRHESPNIHFYQQITLRSHGVRRAGAAGIDLAYVACGRLDAFWEFKLNPWDTAPGYLLIEEAGGRITHFDGSKFTLDSVEVFASNGLIHDEIQHVFTELFAGRELERIPTPAEFAARRAERAK; from the coding sequence ATGTCCGAGTTTGTTTCTGAAGAACCAGCCTTTCAGTTTGTAGAGGCCGCCGGCACCATCGCACGCGAGGCAGGAGCACTGCTCAAAGGGTACTGGCACCAGGGCGTCACCGCGGAGTACAAGGGGGACGTCGACATCGTCACCGTCGCCGACAAGGCCAGCGAAAAGCTCATCGTGCAGCGCCTCGCCGAGGTCTTCCCCGACCATGGCGTCTATGGCGAAGAGGGTACCCGCGACGGCCTTGAGCGCGAGTACCGCTGGTACGTCGATCCGCTCGACGGCACCACCAACTTCGCCCACGGCTTCCCGGTCTTCTGCGTCCTCATGGGACTCGAACACCGCGCCCCCGGCCTCCAGCCTGACGAAGATGGTGTCATGGTAGCCGGAGTCTGCTACGACCCGCTCCGCGACGAGATGTTCTGGGCCGAGAAGGGCAAGGGTGCCTGGCTCAACGGCCGCCGGATCCACGTCTCCAGGACCGCCAGGCTGCAGGAAGCCCTCTCCGCCACCGGCTTCCCCTCCCAGAAGCGCCACGAGAGCCCGAACATTCACTTCTACCAGCAGATCACCCTGCGTTCGCATGGCGTCCGCCGCGCCGGTGCCGCTGGCATCGACCTCGCCTATGTCGCCTGCGGCCGTCTCGACGCCTTCTGGGAGTTCAAGCTCAACCCCTGGGATACGGCACCGGGTTATCTCCTCATCGAAGAGGCCGGCGGCAGGATCACCCACTTCGATGGCAGCAAGTTCACCCTCGATTCCGTCGAGGTCTTCGCCTCGAACGGCCTCATCCACGACGAGATCCAGCACGTCTTCACGGAACTCTTCGCCGGCCGCGAACTCGAGCGCATCCCCACCCCGGCTGAGTTCGCCGCCCGCCGCGCTGAGCGGGCAAAATAA
- a CDS encoding 4Fe-4S dicluster domain-containing protein has protein sequence MAYVIAEPCIGTKDTACVDACPVDCIHPKKDETGHADSDQLFIDPVECIDCGACVPVCPVSAIYAGDDLPAKWEAFQEKAATHFGR, from the coding sequence ATGGCGTATGTAATTGCGGAACCTTGTATCGGCACGAAGGACACAGCTTGCGTGGATGCGTGCCCGGTAGATTGCATCCACCCCAAGAAGGATGAGACCGGCCACGCGGACAGCGACCAGCTCTTCATCGATCCGGTCGAGTGCATCGACTGTGGCGCATGCGTCCCGGTCTGCCCCGTATCGGCCATCTACGCCGGCGACGACCTGCCGGCAAAGTGGGAAGCCTTCCAGGAAAAGGCCGCGACCCACTTCGGTCGCTAG
- a CDS encoding DUF1569 domain-containing protein: MKNLGEPETLHAVRERLWTVEPGDLPRWGTMSVGQMIRHLGLAYDMSLGNFVAAPVKGPPPWLLKFAALKVNMNWPPNVRTTPELKRAIQQAVPQDSLDADIMETAARMEELASGLRYAPSHPMFGAMKPADWLRWGYLHADHHLRQFGR, encoded by the coding sequence ATGAAGAATCTCGGCGAGCCGGAAACCCTGCACGCAGTGCGCGAGAGGCTGTGGACCGTTGAGCCCGGCGACCTGCCAAGATGGGGGACGATGTCGGTAGGGCAGATGATCCGGCATCTGGGGCTGGCCTATGACATGTCCCTTGGCAATTTCGTGGCGGCGCCGGTAAAGGGACCACCGCCCTGGCTCCTGAAGTTTGCCGCCCTGAAGGTGAACATGAACTGGCCCCCCAACGTGAGGACCACGCCTGAATTGAAACGAGCGATCCAACAAGCGGTCCCGCAGGATTCCCTCGACGCCGACATCATGGAGACTGCCGCCCGGATGGAGGAACTCGCCAGCGGACTGCGCTACGCCCCGTCGCACCCCATGTTCGGTGCCATGAAGCCCGCAGACTGGCTGCGCTGGGGCTACCTGCACGCGGACCACCACCTCCGCCAGTTTGGCCGGTAG
- a CDS encoding sensor histidine kinase encodes MKKIVWSIVAFFVVVAAVGYAGGYSFLMSANYLPHQFCYLAQPGLVWTNVVMDGLIAASYLAIFLALFWMAFKLRGVEDLRGYLWIFIAFGTFIIACGLTHVMEMVTIWWAVYRVSAAMKVIAALASVPTAVLFIRSAPDLAANIERFMLMLSTTQKEKDQALASLIAAEKLAVAGRISASIAHEIKNPLDTVGNLLYVLRFDPAVPEEALSLIDTAQSEIVRAGHIARSTLSLYRESSAPMPVLLGPLLESVIELQTSDFVKHNIHVQTRVNAPRQMYGYPSELRQILINLLQNAAAAIGANGRILVRVHPANAGYSLTVADTGSGIDAAHRARLFSLFFTTKGEHGTGLGLWLVQSLVEKHGGRIRFRSRTAAESATHGTVFNVWLPLGSPVERPGLTAIASDGGTLSRSR; translated from the coding sequence GTGAAGAAGATCGTCTGGTCGATTGTCGCTTTCTTCGTCGTGGTCGCCGCAGTGGGATATGCGGGCGGATACTCGTTTTTGATGTCGGCCAACTACCTGCCCCACCAGTTCTGTTATCTGGCGCAGCCCGGCCTGGTGTGGACGAACGTCGTCATGGACGGGCTGATTGCAGCCTCCTACCTGGCCATCTTTCTGGCCCTCTTCTGGATGGCGTTCAAGCTGCGCGGCGTCGAGGATCTGCGCGGCTATCTCTGGATCTTCATCGCCTTCGGAACCTTCATCATCGCCTGCGGCCTCACCCACGTCATGGAGATGGTGACGATCTGGTGGGCGGTCTATCGCGTCTCGGCCGCCATGAAGGTGATCGCGGCGCTCGCCTCCGTGCCGACCGCGGTGCTCTTCATCCGCAGCGCTCCGGACCTCGCGGCGAACATCGAGCGCTTTATGCTCATGCTGTCGACCACCCAGAAGGAGAAGGATCAGGCCCTCGCATCGTTGATCGCGGCCGAGAAGCTGGCGGTCGCCGGACGCATCTCGGCCTCGATCGCGCACGAGATCAAGAACCCCCTCGATACGGTCGGCAACCTGCTGTACGTCCTGCGGTTCGACCCCGCCGTTCCGGAAGAAGCTCTCTCGCTCATCGACACGGCGCAGAGTGAGATCGTGCGCGCCGGCCACATCGCCCGCAGCACGTTGTCGCTCTATCGCGAGTCGTCCGCGCCCATGCCGGTCCTCCTCGGTCCTTTGCTCGAGAGCGTCATCGAGCTGCAGACCAGCGATTTCGTGAAGCACAACATCCATGTGCAGACCCGCGTGAATGCTCCGCGGCAGATGTACGGCTACCCCAGTGAACTGCGGCAGATTCTGATCAACCTGCTGCAGAACGCGGCAGCAGCCATCGGCGCGAACGGGCGCATTCTGGTCCGTGTCCACCCCGCGAACGCAGGCTACTCCCTCACGGTAGCCGACACCGGCTCAGGCATCGACGCGGCGCACCGCGCGCGGCTGTTCAGCCTCTTCTTCACCACCAAGGGGGAGCACGGAACCGGCCTCGGTCTGTGGCTCGTGCAGTCGCTCGTGGAAAAGCACGGTGGCCGCATCCGGTTCCGGTCGCGCACCGCCGCCGAGAGCGCGACCCACGGCACCGTCTTCAATGTGTGGCTTCCCCTCGGCTCGCCAGTCGAGCGTCCCGGCCTCACCGCGATCGCCTCCGATGGCGGCACACTTTCGCGAAGCCGCTAG
- a CDS encoding MoaD/ThiS family protein: MRVTVLYFGVLKDLFTGDRSTLELAEGETVGGLLRLSEKNASKHSVVWRALAVAVNREYVGVDHALQEGDEVALLPPVSGGTA, encoded by the coding sequence ATGCGAGTGACCGTGCTTTATTTCGGAGTATTGAAGGACCTCTTTACCGGCGACCGTTCCACCCTGGAACTCGCCGAGGGCGAGACGGTGGGTGGTCTGCTGCGACTTTCAGAAAAAAACGCGTCTAAACACAGTGTGGTCTGGAGGGCGTTGGCCGTGGCCGTGAATCGGGAATATGTAGGCGTGGACCACGCACTCCAGGAGGGCGACGAGGTCGCACTGCTGCCGCCCGTAAGCGGGGGCACCGCATGA
- a CDS encoding VWA domain-containing protein — MRNQPQPRVYHVSLWRHGFLACLIVPTLLATSLAQAPVVRKPPQAPTGNEIPIEEPKTQKPVDQGDQVETLRVQTRLVNIPLNVVDASGAPVGGLEKDQFEIKEDGKTQKIAIFERESATPLSIVLCIDSSESLISYHKLEREAGKKFVKALVRQQDEIALLDFAYTVREVVPFTNDAKKIDEGLGQLQNGDETALYEAIYLASDRLKDTNPAGGRRRVIVLISDGDNTKKGTRYAQALEQAQRVGAMVYSLIIVPIWSDAGRNTGGEHALIQLSQDTGGKYFYVQDKKDLVEALQHVSDDLRTQYLLGYYAPTRGADTSFRSIKLTLIDPGLAAKFNLRYRNGYYADAR, encoded by the coding sequence ATGCGCAACCAGCCGCAACCCCGGGTGTATCACGTCTCGCTTTGGAGACATGGGTTTCTGGCGTGCCTCATCGTTCCCACGCTCCTCGCAACGTCCCTCGCGCAGGCTCCCGTGGTGCGCAAGCCGCCCCAGGCCCCCACCGGCAACGAGATTCCGATCGAAGAGCCGAAGACGCAGAAGCCCGTCGATCAGGGCGACCAGGTCGAGACCCTCCGTGTCCAGACGCGTCTGGTGAACATCCCCCTGAACGTCGTCGATGCGTCGGGCGCACCGGTAGGCGGCCTCGAGAAGGATCAGTTCGAGATCAAAGAAGATGGCAAGACACAGAAGATCGCCATCTTCGAGCGCGAATCCGCCACGCCGCTCTCCATCGTCCTCTGCATCGACTCCAGCGAGAGCCTCATCAGCTATCACAAGCTGGAGCGGGAGGCCGGGAAGAAGTTCGTGAAGGCCCTCGTGCGCCAGCAGGACGAGATCGCCCTCCTCGACTTCGCCTACACCGTCCGCGAAGTCGTCCCGTTCACCAACGACGCTAAAAAGATCGATGAAGGCCTTGGCCAGCTCCAGAACGGCGACGAGACCGCCCTCTACGAGGCTATTTACCTCGCCTCCGACCGTCTCAAGGACACTAACCCCGCCGGTGGCCGCCGCCGCGTGATCGTGCTCATCTCCGACGGCGACAACACCAAGAAGGGCACCCGGTACGCCCAGGCGCTGGAGCAGGCGCAGCGCGTGGGTGCCATGGTCTACTCGCTCATCATCGTGCCCATCTGGTCCGACGCCGGCCGCAACACCGGCGGAGAGCACGCGCTGATCCAGCTCTCGCAGGATACCGGCGGCAAGTACTTCTATGTGCAGGATAAGAAAGATCTTGTGGAGGCCTTGCAGCACGTCTCGGACGATCTGCGGACACAGTACCTCCTCGGCTACTACGCGCCCACGCGCGGTGCGGACACCTCCTTCCGCTCCATCAAACTCACCCTCATCGACCCCGGCCTCGCCGCCAAATTCAACTTGCGCTACCGGAACGGGTACTATGCGGATGCGCGCTAG
- the lon gene encoding endopeptidase La has translation MANDFVSVIKPSAAKGEKGSSRPVPVLPVRDTVLFPHAVLPLTVGRESSIQLIQSLGEEKTILVVAQRDARQDAPVGTDLHAIGTRATVHKVVKMPNQSLFVFTEGNERVKLGDFAQVSPFMTAEYEVLAEVEPEKTPELEALQRNVVSEFQQIVTSSPTLSDDLQTIAINIDEPGRLADFIASSLPFLTTADKQELLETVDVSARLERVNKHLAKELEVQQLRNKIQTEVQDAVQQSQRDYYLREQLKAIQKEIGDVDDTQKDIAELKEKIENAGMPEETKKDALKELGRLSRMNPAAADYGLTRNYVEWLAVLPWSKTSSGEVDILKAKQFLDEDHYGLKKVKDRILDYLSVRRLKPDMKGPILCFVGPPGVGKTSLGRSIARALDRKFSRISLGGMHDEAEIRGHRRTYIGALPGQIIQHLKRVEVKDPVFMLDEIDKLGRDFRGDPASALLETLDPEQNNTFRDNYLDQPFDLSKVLFICTANQLDTIPGPLLDRMEIIELTGYTEEEKVAIAEKYLIPRQIKENGVPVEMIVFPTESVAMVARHYTREAGVRKLEQQIGTVLRKLARKIAEGRTEPLTITPEIIHEFLGGIKVRVDTEIAERTKRAGVVVGLAWTPAGGDILFIEANKMKGKGSFNITGQIGDVMKESMQAALTWVRSNALKLGLDEDVMKDIDVHIHVPAGAIPKDGPSAGVTMATALVSLFTDKPVRPLLAMTGEITLSGDVLPVGGIKEKFLAAKRAGVRDVIMPADCKQQVDEDLTPDQTEGIAIHYARRIEDVLAVALPQTNKDVVQDEEVREEVLSAAL, from the coding sequence ATGGCAAACGACTTTGTAAGTGTAATCAAACCCAGCGCAGCGAAAGGCGAAAAAGGCTCGTCACGGCCAGTCCCCGTACTGCCCGTCCGCGATACCGTGCTCTTTCCACACGCCGTTCTCCCGCTGACCGTCGGCCGCGAGAGTTCGATCCAGCTGATCCAATCGCTCGGTGAGGAAAAAACCATCCTCGTCGTCGCGCAACGCGATGCCCGACAGGATGCTCCCGTCGGCACCGACCTGCACGCCATCGGCACGCGCGCGACCGTCCACAAGGTCGTCAAGATGCCCAACCAAAGTCTCTTCGTCTTCACGGAAGGCAATGAGCGCGTCAAACTCGGCGACTTCGCCCAGGTCTCGCCCTTCATGACCGCCGAATATGAGGTTCTGGCCGAGGTTGAGCCCGAGAAAACCCCCGAACTGGAGGCGCTGCAGCGCAATGTGGTCAGCGAGTTCCAGCAGATCGTCACCTCGTCCCCGACCCTCTCGGACGACCTCCAGACCATCGCCATCAACATCGACGAGCCCGGCCGCCTGGCGGACTTCATCGCCTCGTCCCTGCCGTTCCTCACCACCGCCGACAAGCAGGAACTCCTCGAAACCGTCGATGTCTCTGCCCGTCTGGAGCGCGTCAACAAGCATCTTGCCAAGGAACTCGAAGTCCAGCAGCTCCGCAACAAGATCCAGACCGAGGTCCAGGACGCCGTCCAGCAGTCGCAGCGCGACTACTATCTCCGCGAGCAGCTCAAGGCCATCCAGAAGGAGATCGGCGACGTCGACGATACCCAGAAGGACATCGCCGAACTGAAGGAAAAGATCGAAAACGCCGGCATGCCGGAAGAGACCAAGAAGGACGCCCTCAAGGAACTCGGACGCCTCAGCCGCATGAACCCGGCCGCGGCCGACTATGGCCTCACCCGCAACTACGTCGAGTGGCTGGCCGTTCTCCCCTGGTCCAAAACCAGCTCCGGAGAGGTCGACATCCTCAAGGCAAAGCAGTTCCTCGATGAGGACCACTACGGCCTCAAGAAGGTCAAGGACCGCATCCTCGACTACCTCTCCGTGCGTCGCCTCAAGCCGGACATGAAGGGCCCGATCCTCTGCTTCGTCGGACCTCCGGGCGTGGGTAAAACCTCGCTTGGCCGCTCCATCGCCCGCGCCCTCGACCGCAAGTTCTCGCGCATCTCGCTCGGCGGCATGCACGACGAGGCCGAGATCCGCGGACATCGGCGCACCTACATCGGCGCTCTTCCCGGCCAGATCATTCAGCATCTCAAGCGTGTTGAGGTGAAGGATCCCGTCTTCATGCTCGACGAGATCGACAAGCTGGGCCGCGACTTCCGTGGCGACCCCGCCTCGGCGCTCCTTGAGACGCTCGACCCGGAACAGAACAACACGTTCCGCGACAACTACCTCGATCAGCCCTTCGATCTCTCCAAGGTGCTCTTCATCTGCACCGCCAACCAGCTCGACACTATCCCCGGCCCGCTCCTGGACCGCATGGAGATCATCGAGCTCACCGGCTACACCGAGGAGGAGAAGGTCGCGATCGCCGAGAAGTACCTCATCCCGCGCCAGATCAAGGAAAACGGCGTCCCAGTGGAGATGATCGTCTTCCCGACCGAGTCCGTAGCGATGGTTGCCCGTCACTACACGCGCGAGGCCGGCGTCCGTAAGCTGGAGCAGCAGATCGGCACCGTCCTGCGCAAGCTGGCGCGCAAGATCGCCGAGGGCCGCACCGAGCCCCTGACGATTACCCCGGAGATCATCCACGAGTTCCTTGGTGGCATCAAGGTCCGCGTGGACACCGAGATCGCCGAGCGCACCAAGCGGGCCGGCGTCGTCGTCGGTCTCGCCTGGACACCGGCCGGTGGCGACATCCTCTTCATCGAAGCCAACAAGATGAAGGGCAAGGGCAGCTTCAACATCACCGGCCAGATCGGCGACGTGATGAAGGAGTCGATGCAGGCCGCGCTCACCTGGGTCCGCTCGAACGCCCTCAAGCTGGGCCTGGACGAAGACGTCATGAAGGATATCGACGTCCACATCCACGTCCCCGCCGGCGCCATCCCCAAGGACGGCCCGTCGGCAGGCGTGACGATGGCAACCGCCCTCGTCAGCCTCTTCACCGACAAGCCCGTCCGGCCTCTGCTGGCCATGACCGGCGAGATCACCCTTTCGGGAGATGTCTTACCCGTAGGGGGAATCAAAGAGAAGTTCCTCGCCGCCAAGCGCGCCGGAGTCCGCGACGTCATCATGCCCGCGGACTGCAAGCAGCAGGTTGATGAGGACCTGACGCCCGACCAGACCGAGGGCATCGCGATCCACTACGCACGCCGGATCGAGGATGTACTCGCCGTGGCCCTGCCGCAGACGAACAAGGATGTGGTGCAGGACGAAGAAGTCCGTGAGGAAGTCCTGAGCGCAGCCCTGTAA
- a CDS encoding CsbD family protein — protein MNKDTVAGALKNAAGHIKQATGEAIGNEKLANSGAADRVTGATQEAWGKTKDAAQAVGDHVRTNETVARDESHDTAHNVREKIAEAAEHAKDSISRGVDKLKADLHRDHETTNSR, from the coding sequence ATGAACAAGGATACCGTTGCAGGAGCACTGAAGAACGCAGCAGGACACATCAAGCAGGCAACCGGCGAAGCGATTGGAAACGAGAAGCTCGCGAACTCCGGAGCTGCCGATCGCGTCACCGGCGCAACGCAGGAAGCATGGGGCAAGACGAAGGATGCCGCGCAGGCCGTTGGCGATCATGTCCGCACCAATGAGACCGTGGCCCGCGACGAGAGCCACGACACAGCGCATAACGTGCGCGAAAAGATTGCTGAAGCTGCCGAGCATGCGAAGGATTCCATCAGCCGCGGCGTCGACAAGTTGAAGGCTGACCTGCACCGTGACCACGAGACAACCAACTCGCGCTAG
- a CDS encoding lmo0937 family membrane protein, protein MLWTITIVLFILWILGLVSSYTLGGWIHVLLVLAIIVLIFNLLSGRRAL, encoded by the coding sequence ATGCTTTGGACGATCACCATTGTGCTTTTTATCCTTTGGATTTTAGGCCTTGTCAGCAGCTACACCCTGGGCGGGTGGATCCATGTCCTTCTCGTCCTCGCCATCATCGTTCTTATCTTCAATCTTCTTTCGGGCCGTCGAGCTCTGTAG